Within the Saccharopolyspora gloriosae genome, the region TCGGGTCCTGCACCCACGAATCTCCGTAGGTGCGCATCGTGCCGTTCTCGTTGAGCCGGTAGCCGTACATGTCGTAGGTGGTCGGATCCACCGAACCGCGCCACTCGTCCCACCCCGGCGGGACGTGCGTCTCGTCGCTCTTGCCGTAGCCGTTGGGGTATTTGCCGATGTGCGAGGTGACGTATCCGGCGCGCTGCATCCAGACGGGCAGCGTGTTGTCCTCGTCGAGCTTGTCGTAGCCGCCCAGCGGGGCCGCGTTGTGCCGGACACCGTTGTTGTGCGCCAACTGTCCACTGAGGAACGTCGAACGGGACGGGCAGCACAGCGGGAACGACGCGTAGTACCGGTCGAAGGTCACGCCGCCGAGCCCGAGGATCCGCTGCACGTTCGGCATGAACCGCATGCTGTCGAGCCACTGGTCGTCGGTCATCACCATGACGACGTTCGGTTTGCCCGCCTGCACCCGAGGTTGCGCTGCGGGTTTCGTGGCGGTGCAAGCGGCCGGCACCGCTCCGATGATCAGCAGCAATGCCAGCGCTCGAGACGTTCCGGAGATGCGGCGGAAACGTGCCATGCTCTTGTTTTCCACGGCAGGCCGCGGAGAAGTCAAGATTCCGACCGGACTAGGACACGTTCAGGCGCATCTAATCGGGTAATCCTGCCGGGTTGAATCGATCCGGCGCGGCGCGTTCGCCCGTTGAACGCGCGGCCGGGAAAATCAGTAGCCGTCCCCGCCGAAGAAGGTTTCCTCCAGGTGGTCGGCCGTGTCGGCGACCAACTGCAACGGGTCCACGAACTCGTTGATGTCCAGGTTCAGCAATGGCAACGAATGCCGCAGGACCACGTGCTCGCCCATGACCACGGCGCCGCACACCACGGAGGTCTCCCCGATCTCCTTGAGCAGCAGGTGCAGGTCAATGTCGGCGACCAGGCCGCAGACCGAGGCGACCTGGACCCACTCCTCGCGTTGGTCCAGGACTTCGCGGCAGACCATGATGACCTGGCTTCGATCGTCCTCGTATTCGATGAGAATCCGGATCTCGTCACCGGTGTCCTCGATGACTCGATATTCGGAACGGACAAAAGCGGAGATATCGCCCCACGTGGCCAAGGTGCCCCCAAGGTCGTCGATTGTGCCGCCGCGAGACTAGTGCACGCGAACACCGCCCCGGAACACCACGACTGCATGATCCGGCTGCGCCGAATGCCTTGCCATGCCGACGTTTCCGGCACTTCGAGCAACCGCACCGACACGACGGCACCACCGCCCGCCTGATTTCGCCGGTGAACGGACCGTTCGTCCGATCCGCTTGGACGAACGGTCCGTTCACACCGATCCGTCGCCGTGGCGGTGAGCACGGATCCGCCGCGCACCGGGAGCGGTTTCGCGAGTGAACGGACCGTTCGCCCAACAGGATCGGACGAACGGTCCGTTCACCCTCGGAGAAATCCCGCTGAGTCTGCCGGCGCGTGGGCGTGTCGGCCCGACGGCTCGAAGCGGGGGTGGAGTGAACGGACCGTTCGCCCAACTAGATGGGACGAACGGTCCGTTCACTCCACCCCGCAGTGCACCTGACCCCTGCTCGGGTGAGCTCGCGTCAGCGGTGTGACGGGAACTCGACGACCTGTTGGTAGGTGGGGCGGTTCTGCCAGCTGATGGGGTCGTGGGCGATGCCGCCGATCTTGTTCTGGATGATCGCGTCGGCGCACCACTGGTCGCCGGGCTCGCAGTCCGCGTCGCCGGGGTAGGTCTGCTCGGCCGGGGTCGCGTCGGCCGCGGCGAGGCTGTCGACCAGTGCCTGACGGCAGGCGCCGAGATCCCCGTCGCCGCACAACGAGTTGCCCGGTCGCGGGTCGCCCTGCCCGAATCCGCCGGGAACGTCCTCGCCGAGCGCGCCGCGCAGGTTCTTCGACACCTGCCCGTACCAGCCGACCAGGAACGCCGAGCCCTGGTGCGCTTGCCCGACGTGTTCGCCGGGTTCCTCGTTCTGCCAGCCCGACGGCGACTCGTTGATCTGCGCCGCCCCGGTCAGCGCCCGGTAGGTGTCCGGCCCGAGCGCGGGTTCGAACGTGCCGCGCACCAGCAGCGGCCACCAGGCGTCCAGAAGCTCGATCGCCTCGGCGTGGGCGTATTCGCGGCTGCCCGGTTCGGTCTCGGTACGCAGCCCGCCGTCGTGGAGCCAGTCGCGCAACAGCTTGATCCGGGCGGCGAGCTCCGGGTCGTCGCTCGGCGCGCTGTCGAGCACCCGCAGCAGGTCCGGCAGCACCCGCTCGGCGCGCAGGTCGGCCAGCCCGGCCTCCTCCATCGCCCGAGTCAGGTCGGCCCGGTTCACGCCGCCCTCGGCGACGAGACCGCGAACGCGGGAGTCGAGCAGGTCGCCGCGCTGCACGGCGCCCTTGCTCCAGTCCGCGCCGCTGGTACCGGGAGCCTGCTTGTTGTTCCAGCTGACGAAGTAGTCCTGGTCCACCGCCCGCGGATGCTCCTCGAACGGTGCGTAGTCCGCGGTGTTCCCGTCCGGGTTCCAGCCCCGCCACTCGAACTCGGGGTCGGAGACCACCGGCATGCTCGGGTCCACTTCGGGGTTGCGGACGACGTTGTCGCCGGAGTTGAAGTGCGCGGTGTGCTCGGAGTCGGCGTAGAACCAGTTGAACGTGTAGTTCACGTCCTCGGCGGCGCGCTGGAACGCCTCCGGCGAGGTGATCTCGGCGGGGTCGTTGAAGCGCTGGAAACCGATGATCGAGTCGACTTCGTGCTGGAAGGTCGAGCGCACCGAGGCGTAGGCGACGGGTTTGCCGTCGACGGTGGCGCGGTGCGTCACCGGCCCGTACCGCGTGCGGAACGAGACCAGCCGGTACGAGCCGGCCGGGGTGTCGTCGCCCAGGTTGGGCTCCCAGGAGTTGCGCCGCTCGACCTGCTGCATCGGCAGGCATTCGCCGCGGAACAGGTAGTGGTCGGATTCCCTGGTGACCGGCCCGCCGTCGGGTGCGCACAGTTCCACCGCGTAGGTGTCGATGATGTCCTGCGCAGCCGTGGTGGCGCTCCACGAGTAGTCCTGGCCGCGCCCCAGCAAGGTGTAGAAGCTCAGGCCCGCGAACGACGCGCCCTTCGACGAGATCCCCGGCCCTTGGAGCTCCTGCAAGGTCAGCAGCTGCGGGGCGAAGTAGCCGGTCTGCGGGCCGAACACGGCGATCGGGTTGCCGCTGTCGGTGTGTTCGCCGGAGACCATCAGCGCGTTCGACATGCCGCGCGGTTCGGCCATGTCGGCGGGCACGACGCCGTCGTTGAAGATGCCGCGCAGCGCTTCCGCTTGGGCGGGCTTGTCGTTCGAGTCCGGCTGGGCGTTGTTCGGCTTTGTCACCGGTGTCTGACGCTGCTGCGGGCTCTGCTCCGGGTCGGCGGCGGAGCCGGTGGGGTCGAACACGAGCTGCTGCTCGGTCACCGAACCCGGATCGGGCATCGCCGCGCCTTTCGGGTTCTCCGGGGACACCGCGTACGGGAACGAGCCGTTGTGCACGGTGGGGATCGACTCGGGGTCGTTCTCGGCGCGGAAGGTGCGCCACACCTGCTCGCCGCGTTCGGGGCCGAATCGCTCGTGCAGTGACATCCGCGCCACCGCCTGCTGCACCTCGTTACCGCCGCCGCCACCGAACTGGGCGCCGACCAGCGAGGCGAGCACAACGAGGTCGGCGAGCTTGAACGGCTCGATCTCGCCTGCGTTGGTGATCGCGTCCACGTGCCCGGTCGCCACGTACTCGCCGGGGAAGTAGCGACCCTCGTGCGCCTGGCGGATGTAGGTGTTGATCCCGTCCACATAGGACGTCGCGTCGGCGAGCGCCTGCTCGCCGCGCGGCCCCGCCGACCGAGCGACCTCGATCTGCTGCTCCAGCTCCTGCTCGGTGTAGGGGGAGGTGGCGAAGAAGTCCTGTTCCAGTTCGCGGTTGGCGGGTGCGCCGCCCGCGAACGAGCTGACCTCGCCGCGACCGGCCCGGCGCAGCGCGTCCATCAGGAACAACTTGTCCTCGGCGGTCGTGAAGCCTGCGCCGAAGGTGGTGCCGTCGCGGGTGTCGCCGTAGATGTGCGGAATGCCCGCGGTCTTGTCCCGGACCACGGTGACGTCTTCGCGCGGCCGGTAGGTGCGTTCCACGTCATCGGGCCGGACGCCGAAGGAATCGTCGTTGAAGAACTCGTTGATGGTGCCGGTGGTGAGCTCCGAGTATCCGGTGGCGAGCTCGGCGTAGGGCTTGGTCTGGTCGGCCGCGTGCGGCGGTGTGGTGCCGAGCAGCAGGTGCCCGGCGAGCTCGGCGAGCGTGGCGTTGCCGTTCTGGCCCGGCGGCAGGATGTGGTGGCACTGCCCGCCGCAGTAGTCCGGCACCTGCGGCACGTCCGGCACGGGTGAGCTCGATGCGAGTGCGTCCGGCACAGGTGCGTGCGGCGGGGGTGCGCCCGGCGCGGGTGCGCCCGGCGCGAGTGCGCCCGGCGCGAGTGCGCCCGGCGCGGGTGCGTGCGGTGCGGGGACCGCGGCGGCCGCGGGAGTGAGGATCAAGGCGCCGACGACGGCCCCGACGCTGAGTGCGGCCACGATCCGCTGCCCTGTCATCTGCCAGTCCTCTCGATCGACGTCGAGGCCGGACGCTAATCGAACACCAGCGAAAATGAAATCAATTCACGTTCTCCGAAGGGCAGGATTGGGCCGTCCGAGTGAGCCGGACGCCCTGAATGCTCACGTGCATGACAAAGATCGCTGGGCGCAACGGCGCACCGGATCATCCGGCATCCGGCCGCAGCACCGCGTCGTCGGCACTCACCGGCTTCCCGCCCATCGGCTGCGGCGCCTGCCGCATCGGCTCGACCAGCCGCAGCCCTCGTCGAGTACGGCGTTCCCGTCGCGATTCGGCGACCTCCCGCGCCATCACCGCGATCCCGTGCGGCAGCAGGTCGGAGCCGCGCCGCACCAGCCACGGCACACCCCGGAACACCAGCCAGGCCAGGTGGTGCCACGCCGTGATCCGGACACCGCCGGAACACCTCAGGCTCACCGATTCCGGCACCCGGCAACCCGCCGCCGCCAACCGCTCCCCCATCGCCCGCGCCAGCCGCCGATGCCCCAGCTCCGAGGGATGCAGCCGATCCACCGACCAGGTGCCGAGCTCGTAAGCACCGGGCAGCGCGTCGAGGTCCACGCACTGTGCGCCGTGCCGGGCGACCACTTCGTCGAGCACCGCGTTCACCTGGTCGATCCGCTTGCGCAGTGCGCGCCGCAGCGGCGCGGGCAACCGGAACACTCGGCCGTGATCGTGGTAGCGCGCGGTCACCACCACGGCCCCGGCCCTGGTCAGCTCGCCGACCACCACGTCCAGCCGCCGCAGCAGCAGCACCGGGTCGAAGTCCGAGCGCAGCGTGTCGTTCATGCCCACCACCAGCACCGCCGCGTCCGGCCGCAGCCGCATCGCGGCGGGAAGTTGCACGTCGTGCACGTCGCGCACCCGCGCTCCTGAGGTGGACAGGTTCGCGAACCGGATCCGGCCGGGTCCGCCCAGCGCGTCCGCGAGCAGCCGGGCGAAGCCGCGCCACCCGCCACCGGGCACGCGATCACCCATGCCGAGGGTCGTCGAATCGCCCAGCGCGACCAGGCTGCGCACCGGTCGCCCGGCCACGGCTCGGACTCTGCGCTCACTCACGCGCAACACCATCACCGCTGCGGACTCACCCGCGGTGAGGAATCGGTGGCGCGACGAAGACGACTTGGCGAACTGTCGGGAGTCGACGTTCTTGTTCCGACCTGGCCGCGCGGATCCTCCCAGGACGACTGTCAATCCACAGTGGACGATTCTGATCGGCTCTCGTTCCACTCGGAGTGCCGCGTGGCGAGCGCCTCCCACAGCCGGTTCAGCGGATGCGATCCGTCGTGCTGTTCGCGTTCCCCGCGCCTGGCGAAGGCGCCTACCAGCACCTCCAGCTTCGGCTCCAGATCACCGAGCACGTCCAGCGTGCGCAGACCGCGGCCGTCGGGCAGCCGCCCGTCCATCGCCGCCTCCGCGACACCGCGGGTGACCAGCATGCAGCCGTGCAGCAGGCCCGAACTGAGCAGTTCGAACCCGTAGCGCACGTCGTCCACCTCGCCCGCCACGTTGAGCGCACTCCGGTAGTCCGCGCCGAACCAGCCGCGCAGGAACTCCGCGACGAGTCCGCTGCCCGGGATGACCAGCGGCAACCTCGGCAACGACGCGGCCCGCACCGCGGGTCCTGCCACCAGGCGCCGATCGAGGTTCGTGACCAGGGTGAGCCC harbors:
- a CDS encoding penicillin acylase family protein translates to MTGQRIVAALSVGAVVGALILTPAAAAVPAPHAPAPGALAPGALAPGAPAPGAPPPHAPVPDALASSSPVPDVPQVPDYCGGQCHHILPPGQNGNATLAELAGHLLLGTTPPHAADQTKPYAELATGYSELTTGTINEFFNDDSFGVRPDDVERTYRPREDVTVVRDKTAGIPHIYGDTRDGTTFGAGFTTAEDKLFLMDALRRAGRGEVSSFAGGAPANRELEQDFFATSPYTEQELEQQIEVARSAGPRGEQALADATSYVDGINTYIRQAHEGRYFPGEYVATGHVDAITNAGEIEPFKLADLVVLASLVGAQFGGGGGNEVQQAVARMSLHERFGPERGEQVWRTFRAENDPESIPTVHNGSFPYAVSPENPKGAAMPDPGSVTEQQLVFDPTGSAADPEQSPQQRQTPVTKPNNAQPDSNDKPAQAEALRGIFNDGVVPADMAEPRGMSNALMVSGEHTDSGNPIAVFGPQTGYFAPQLLTLQELQGPGISSKGASFAGLSFYTLLGRGQDYSWSATTAAQDIIDTYAVELCAPDGGPVTRESDHYLFRGECLPMQQVERRNSWEPNLGDDTPAGSYRLVSFRTRYGPVTHRATVDGKPVAYASVRSTFQHEVDSIIGFQRFNDPAEITSPEAFQRAAEDVNYTFNWFYADSEHTAHFNSGDNVVRNPEVDPSMPVVSDPEFEWRGWNPDGNTADYAPFEEHPRAVDQDYFVSWNNKQAPGTSGADWSKGAVQRGDLLDSRVRGLVAEGGVNRADLTRAMEEAGLADLRAERVLPDLLRVLDSAPSDDPELAARIKLLRDWLHDGGLRTETEPGSREYAHAEAIELLDAWWPLLVRGTFEPALGPDTYRALTGAAQINESPSGWQNEEPGEHVGQAHQGSAFLVGWYGQVSKNLRGALGEDVPGGFGQGDPRPGNSLCGDGDLGACRQALVDSLAAADATPAEQTYPGDADCEPGDQWCADAIIQNKIGGIAHDPISWQNRPTYQQVVEFPSHR
- a CDS encoding SGNH/GDSL hydrolase family protein codes for the protein MSERRVRAVAGRPVRSLVALGDSTTLGMGDRVPGGGWRGFARLLADALGGPGRIRFANLSTSGARVRDVHDVQLPAAMRLRPDAAVLVVGMNDTLRSDFDPVLLLRRLDVVVGELTRAGAVVVTARYHDHGRVFRLPAPLRRALRKRIDQVNAVLDEVVARHGAQCVDLDALPGAYELGTWSVDRLHPSELGHRRLARAMGERLAAAGCRVPESVSLRCSGGVRITAWHHLAWLVFRGVPWLVRRGSDLLPHGIAVMAREVAESRRERRTRRGLRLVEPMRQAPQPMGGKPVSADDAVLRPDAG